One part of the Acetoanaerobium sticklandii genome encodes these proteins:
- the cysK gene encoding cysteine synthase A: protein MIYENIMQTIGKTPIVKLKNLTDENMAELYVKLEFFNPGGSVKDRAALNMIENMEKEGKLKLGDIIVEPTSGNTGIGIAMVGSAKGYKVILCMPETMSIERRKILKAYGAELVLTEGAKGMKGAIAKAEEMAQEDGYIILRQFDNSYNVDAHYKNTAKEIISDLPDLDALVVGVGTGGTLTGVAKAFKESSINAEIVAVEPVDSAVLSGNAPGPHKLQGIGAGFVPSILDTEYISKIEQIQTQEAFNASRLMASKEGILLGISGGAALEAAIRTAKRLGKGKKVLFVAPDNGERYLSTALYGDE from the coding sequence ATGATTTATGAAAATATCATGCAAACAATAGGAAAAACTCCAATAGTTAAGCTTAAAAATTTAACAGATGAGAATATGGCAGAGCTTTATGTAAAGCTGGAATTTTTTAATCCAGGAGGTTCAGTAAAAGATAGAGCTGCATTAAATATGATAGAAAACATGGAAAAAGAGGGTAAGCTTAAGCTTGGTGATATTATTGTAGAGCCTACAAGTGGAAATACTGGAATAGGAATAGCGATGGTAGGCTCGGCAAAGGGCTACAAAGTAATTTTATGCATGCCAGAGACTATGAGTATAGAAAGAAGAAAAATCTTAAAAGCCTATGGAGCTGAGCTGGTTTTAACTGAAGGAGCTAAAGGCATGAAAGGTGCTATAGCAAAAGCTGAAGAAATGGCACAAGAAGATGGCTATATTATCCTAAGACAGTTTGACAATAGCTATAACGTAGATGCTCACTATAAAAACACAGCTAAGGAAATAATAAGTGACCTACCTGATTTAGATGCTCTAGTCGTAGGAGTAGGAACAGGAGGAACACTTACTGGAGTTGCTAAAGCATTTAAAGAAAGCTCTATAAATGCAGAAATTGTTGCTGTAGAGCCAGTAGATTCAGCAGTTTTATCTGGAAATGCTCCAGGGCCGCATAAGCTTCAAGGGATAGGCGCAGGATTTGTGCCTAGTATTTTAGATACTGAGTATATAAGCAAGATAGAACAAATTCAAACGCAGGAAGCTTTTAATGCATCTAGACTTATGGCTTCAAAAGAAGGAATCCTCCTTGGAATTTCAGGGGGAGCAGCATTAGAGGCTGCGATTAGAACAGCTAAACGTCTTGGAAAAGGGAAAAAAGTGCTGTTTGTTGCTCCTGATAACGGAGAAAGATATCTAAGCACAGCTTTATATGGAGATGAATAA
- a CDS encoding nucleoid-associated protein, translated as MFELGKIELIKAVIHVLDANFETPICSSFEVDADDSTTIGFIEHALGSILDSKNMQWSNFVEDSSPKRIFEALSGDMNLFMDATKDLSYELFKLIKDNPDISSGDMVFALFQMDEAYYLAGMKYNYKTMLTRKIEAIRDGQSISIVKDASLFASNRHKADEGFIVHLMHMDIALLDKKYEINGEKEFYLKEHFLKCKSNFSEKEKLDIFSKVTKNIENKYIGDDLEKKAKIKKAVVDAVVEDGILSVEKALETAFEETDEIKAIYKEALSKAGIENEQIEVSETALKRKFEIQKIITESGIEVKIPVNYYGDPSKLEFVANGDGTVSLVIKNIGNIQS; from the coding sequence ATGTTTGAACTTGGAAAAATAGAGCTAATAAAAGCAGTAATCCATGTGCTGGATGCAAATTTTGAAACTCCTATTTGTTCTTCTTTTGAAGTAGATGCTGATGATAGTACGACAATAGGTTTTATAGAGCATGCACTAGGCAGTATACTAGATTCTAAAAATATGCAGTGGAGCAATTTTGTAGAGGATAGCTCGCCAAAACGTATATTTGAAGCACTTTCTGGCGATATGAACTTATTTATGGATGCAACTAAGGATTTATCTTATGAGTTATTTAAACTTATAAAAGATAATCCAGACATAAGCTCAGGAGATATGGTATTTGCACTTTTTCAGATGGATGAAGCCTACTATCTAGCTGGTATGAAGTACAATTACAAAACCATGCTTACAAGAAAAATAGAAGCAATAAGAGATGGCCAGAGCATAAGCATAGTAAAAGACGCTTCACTTTTTGCAAGCAATAGACATAAGGCTGATGAAGGCTTTATAGTTCATCTTATGCATATGGATATAGCACTATTAGATAAGAAATATGAAATAAATGGAGAAAAAGAGTTCTATTTAAAAGAACATTTCTTAAAGTGCAAAAGCAATTTCTCTGAAAAAGAAAAGCTAGATATCTTCAGTAAAGTCACAAAGAATATAGAGAATAAGTATATTGGAGATGACTTAGAGAAAAAAGCTAAGATTAAAAAGGCTGTTGTTGATGCTGTGGTTGAAGATGGAATTCTAAGCGTAGAAAAAGCATTAGAAACAGCTTTTGAAGAAACAGATGAGATTAAAGCCATATATAAAGAAGCTCTTAGTAAAGCAGGCATCGAAAATGAGCAAATAGAAGTTTCTGAAACTGCACTTAAGAGAAAATTTGAAATTCAAAAGATAATAACCGAAAGTGGAATAGAAGTAAAGATTCCAGTAAATTACTATGGAGATCCTTCAAAGCTTGAATTTGTAGCAAATGGAGATGGGACTGTTTCTCTAGTGATTAAAAATATAGGGAATATACAAAGTTAG